One stretch of Nicotiana tabacum cultivar K326 chromosome 18, ASM71507v2, whole genome shotgun sequence DNA includes these proteins:
- the LOC107783854 gene encoding phospho-2-dehydro-3-deoxyheptonate aldolase 1, chloroplastic-like, which produces MALSTSSANSLLPNIALIQTQPLLPSPKHALPTNSTKPVRPISAVYSPDSSKTPKPSPPAATSSTAAAVTGKKTDQVSKKWSVDSWRSKKALQLPEYPNKDDLESVLKTIEDFPPIVFAGEARSLEERLGEAAMGKAFLLQGGDCAESFKEFNAVNIRDTFRIILQMGAVLMFGGQMPVVKVGRMAGQFAKPRSDSFEEKDGVKLPSYRGDNVNGDAFDEKSRIPDPQRMIRAYCQSAATLNLLRAFAKGGYAAMQRINQWNLDFTEHSEQGDRYRELAHRVDEALGFMAAAGLTTDHPIMKTTEFWTSHECLLLPYEQSLTRLDSTSGLYYDCSAHFLWAGERTRQLDGAHVEFLRGIANPLGIKVSDKMDPNELVKLIDILNPNNKPGRITIITRMGAENMRVKLPHLIRAVRRAGQIVTWVSDPMHGNTIKAPCGLKTRPFDSIRAEVRAFFDVHEQEGSHPGGVHLEMTGQNVTECIGGSRTVTFDDLSSRYHTHCDPRLNASQSLELAFIIAERLRKRRLGSQSSLSY; this is translated from the exons ATGGCTCTTTCAACTAGCAGCGCCAACTCCCTCCTACCTAATATAGCCTTAATTCAAACTCAACCTCTTTTACCTTCTCCCAAACATGCCCTTCCCACCAACTCAACCAAACCCGTTAGACCGATCTCAGCCGTCTATTCTCCCGACTCCTCCAAGACCCCTAAACCTTCGCCGCCGGCAGCCACCTCCTCCACTGCTGCTGCTGTCACGGGGAAAAAAACAGACCAAGTTTCTAAAAAATGGTCAGTTGACAGCTGGAGATCGAAGAAAGCACTTCAGCTTCCAGAGTACCCGAATAAAGATGATCTTGAATCAGTTCTTAAGACCATTGAAGATTTCCCTCCAATTGTGTTTGCTGGTGAGGCGAGGAGTCTTGAAGAGCGACTTGGAGAGGCTGCAATGGGGAAGGCGTTTCTGCTACAAGGTGGTGACTGTGCCGAGAGTTTCAAGGAATTCAATGCTGTTAACATAAGGGACACTTTCAGAATCATCCTTCAAATGGGTGCTGTTCTTATGTTCGGTGGTCAGATGCCCGTTGTCAAG GTTGGAAGAATGGCTGGGCAATTTGCAAAGCCAAGATCAGACTCATTTGAAGAGAAAGATGGAGTAAAGCTGCCAAGTTACAGGGGAGATAATGTGAATGGAGATGCATTTGATGAAAAATCCAGAATTCCGGATCCTCAAAGGATGATCAGGGCCTATTGTCAATCTGCAGCTACTTTGAATCTCTTGAGGGCCTTTGCTAAAGGAGGATATGCTGCTATGCAGAGGATCAACCAATGGAACTTAGATTTTACAGAGCACAGCGAGCAGGGTGATCG GTATCGTGAATTAGCTCATAGAGTGGATGAGGCCCTTGGTTTCATGGCTGCTGCTGGACTTACAACGGACCATCCTATCATGAAAACCACGGAGTTTTGGACGTCTCACGAGTGCTTACTTTTGCCGTATGAGCAGTCACTTACAAGATTGGATTCAACTTCTGGCCTTTACTATGATTGCTCTGCCCATTTTCTTTGGGCTGGGGAGAGAACCAGACAATTGGATGGTGCCCATGTTGAGTTCTTGAGAGGAATTGCCAACCCCCTTGGTATAAAG GTGAGTGACAAGATGGATCCAAATGAGTTAGTTAAGCTCATTGACATTCTGAACCCTAACAACAAACCAGGAAGGATTACAATAATTACCAGAATGGGAGCAGAGAACATGAGGGTTAAGCTTCCTCATCTAATAAGGGCAGTGAGAAGAGCTGGGCAAATTGTTACATGGGTATCTGATCCTATGCATGGAAATACCATTAAAGCACCTTGTGGTCTGAAAACTCGACCTTTTGATTCCATCAGG GCTGAAGTGAGAGCATTCTTTGACGTGCATGAGCAAGAAGGAAGCCATCCAGGAGGAGTTCACCTAGAGATGACAGGCCAAAATGTAACAGAGTGCATTGGTGGATCAAGGACCGTGACTTTCGATGATCTGAGCTCACGCTATCACACCCACTGCGATCCTAGACTCAATGCATCTCAATCCCTTGAACTCGCCTTTATTATCGCTGAACGCCTCAGAAAGAGGAGGCTTGGATCTCAAAGCTCATTAAGTTACTAA